The following proteins are encoded in a genomic region of Ooceraea biroi isolate clonal line C1 chromosome 14, Obir_v5.4, whole genome shotgun sequence:
- the LOC105282988 gene encoding sodium/potassium-transporting ATPase subunit alpha isoform X3 has protein sequence MDDKHGRSDSYRVATLPNIRDDNKTADGMYKSRRKNPKRRGDNLDDLKQELDIDFHKISPEELYQRFQTHPENGLSHAKAKENLERDGPNALTPPKQTPEWVKFCKNLFGGFALLLWIGAILCFIAYSIQATTSEDPNDDNLYLGIVLAAVVIVTGIFSYYQESKSSKIMESFKNMVPQYATAIREGEKVMLRAEDLVLGDVVDVKFGDRIPADIRIIEARGFKVDNSSLTGESEPQSRSPEFTNENPLETKNLAFFSTNAVEGTAKGVVICCGDQTVMGRIAGLASGLDTGETPIAKEIHHFIHLITGVAVFLGITFFIIAFILGYHWLDAVIFLIGIIVANVPEGLLATVTVCLTLTAKRMASKNCLVKNLEAVETLGSTSTICSDKTGTLTQNRMTVAHMWFDNQIIDADTTEDQSGLQYDRTSPGFKALAKIATLCNRAEFKPGQEDEPILKREVNGDASEAALLKCMELALGDVMGIRKRNKKVCEIPFNSTNKYQVSVHESDDPNDPRHLLVMKGAPERILDRCSTIFIGGKEKVLDEEMKEAFNNAYLELGGLGERVLGFCDYTLPSDKFPVGFKFNSDDPNFPVDGLRFVGLMSMIDPPRAAVPDAVAKCRSAGIKVIMVTGDHPITAKAIAKSVGIISEGNETIEDIAQRLNIPVSEVNPREAKAAVIHGTELRELNSDQLDEILRYHTEIVFARTSPQQKLIIVEGCQRMGAIVAVTGDGVNDSPALKKADIGVAMGIAGSDVSKQAADMILLDDNFASIVTGVEEGRLIFDNLKKSIAYTLTSNIPEISPFLAFILCDIPLPLGTVTILCIDLGTDMVPAISLAYEAPESDIMKRQPRDPYRDNLVNRRLISMAYGQIGMIQAAAGFFVYFVIMAENGFLPLYLFGIRKQWDSKAINDLTDSYGQEWTYRDRKTLEFTCHTAFFVSIVIVQWADLIVCKTRRNSIIHQGMRNWALNFGLVFETALAAFLSYTPGMDKGLRMFPLKFVWWLPALPFMFAIFIYDETRRFYLRRNPGGWLEQETYY, from the exons CATGGCCGTTCAGACTCATACAGGGTCGCCACGTTACCCAACATTCGCGATGACAACAAAACCGCAGATGGGATGTATAAG TCGCGGCGAAAGAACCCAAAGCGGAGGGGGGACAACCTGGACGACCTGAAGCAGGAGTTGGACATTGACTTCCACAAAATCTCACCCGAGGAACTGTATCAAAGATTTCAGACGCACCCCGAAAAC GGCCTCAGCCACGCGAAGGCGAAGGAGAACCTGGAGAGGGACGGGCCGAACGCCCTGACACCGCCGAAGCAGACCCCGGAATGGGTAAAGTTCTGCAAGAATCTGTTTGGCGGTTTCGCCCTCCTGTTGTGGATCGGCGCGATTCTCTGCTTCATCGCGTACTCGATCCAGGCCACGACCAGCGAGGATCCAAATGATGACAATCTCTATCTGGGCATCGTTCTCGCGGCGGTCGTGATAGTCACGGGTATATTCTCGTACTACCAGGAGAGCAAGTCGAGCAAGATCATGGAGTCGTTCAaaaacatggtgccgcaatACGCCACCGCGATCCGGGAGGGTGAGAAGGTAATGCTCAGGGCGGAGGACCTCGTGCTGGGGGATGTCGTCGACGTAAAGTTCGGCGACCGGATACCGGCCGACATCAGGATTATTGAAGCACGCGGATTCAAGGTGGACAACAGCTCGCTGACGGGCGAGTCCGAGCCCCAATCGAGATCGCCCGAGTTTACGAACGAGAATCCACTCGAGACGAAGAATCTCGCATTCTTTTCGACGAATGCGGTAGAAGGCACAGCCAAAGGTGTAGTGATCTGCTGTGGTGATCAGACGGTGATGGGAAGGATCGCTGGTCTCGCCTCTGGCCTGGACACCGGTGAAACGCCGATCGCCAAGGAGATACATCACTTTATACATCTTATTACCGGTGTCGCTGTCTTCCTCGGCATCACTTTCTTCATTATAGCCTTCATCCTGGGTTACCACTGGCTCGACGCCGTCATCTTCTTAATCGGTATTATCGTGGCGAACGTACCGGAGGGTCTCCTCGCTACTGTGACCGTGTGCCTCACCCTCACCGCCAAGCGAATGGCCTCGAAGAACTGCCTGGTGAAGAATCTCGAGGCCGTGGAGACTCTAGGATCCACCTCGACTATCTGCTCGGACAAAACGGGAACTCTCACGCAGAATCGTATGACAGTGGCGCACATGTGGTTCGACAATCAGATCATCGACGCTGACACCACGGAAGATCAGTCTGGCTTGCAGTACGATCGCACCAGTCCGGGATTCAAGGCACTGGCGAAGATCGCCACTCTGTGCAATCGCGCCGAGTTCAAACCAGGCCAGGAGGATGAGCCAATCCTGAAACGGGAGGTGAACGGTGACGCGTCCGAAGCCGCGCTGCTCAAGTGCATGGAACTAGCGTTGGGCGATGTCATGGGTATCAGGAAACGTAACAAGAAAGTTTGCGAGATTCCCTTCAATTCTACCAACAAATATCAGGTGTCCGTACACGAGTCGGACGATCCCAACGATCCCAGACATCTGTTGGTCATGAAGGGCGCTCCCGAAAGAATTCTCGACAGATGCTCCACCATATTTATCGGCGGCAAAGAAAAG GTTCTCGATGAGGAGATGAAGGAGGCGTTCAACAACGCGTACTTGGAATTGGGCGGACTCGGCGAACGAGTGCTCGGCTTCTGTGATTACACACTGCCGTCCGACAAGTTCCCGGTTGGCTTCAAGTTCAACTCTGACGACCCCAACTTCCCGGTCGACGGGCTCCGCTTCGTGGGCCTGATGTCTATGATCGATCCGCCCCGGGCCGCGGTGCCCGACGCGGTCGCCAAGTGCCGTTCCGCCGGCATCAAGGTCATCATGGTAACCGGTGACCACCCGATCACTGCCAAAGCCATTGCCAAATCCGTCGGTATCATCTCTGAAG GTAACGAGACCATTGAGGACATTGCGCAACGGTTGAATATCCCGGTGTCCGAAGTAAATCCTCGCGAGGCTAAAGCCGCGGTCATCCACGGAACCGAACTCAGGGAACTGAACTCCGACCAATTGGACGAGATTCTCAGGTACCACACCGAAATTGTGTTCGCCCGTACCTCGCCTCAGCAGAAGCTCATCATTGTCGAAGGCTGCCAGCGAATGGGCGCTATTGTCGCCGTGACTG GCGACGGTGTGAACGACTCGCCCGCATTGAAGAAGGCCGATATTGGTGTCGCTATGGGCATCGCCGGTTCGGACGTCTCCAAACAAGCGGCCGACATGATCCTGCTTGACGATAACTTTGCCTCGATCGTGACAGGCGTGGAAGAGGGTCGTTTGATCTTCGACAACCTGAAGAAGTCTATCGCCTATACTCTGACCTCGAACATACCCGAAATCTCGCCTTTCCTGGCGTTCATCCTCTGCGACATCCCTCTGCCGCTGGGTACCGTTACTATCCTCTGCATTGACTTGGGAACCGACATG GTGCCGGCCATCTCGCTAGCCTACGAGGCACCGGAGTCGGACATTATGAAACGGCAGCCACGCGATCCTTACAGAGACAATCTTGTCAACCGAAG GCTTATTTCGATGGCGTACGGTCAAATCGGCATGATCCAAGCCGCAGCCGGCTTCTTCGTCTACTTTGTCATCATGGCTGAAAACGGATTTTTGCCCTTGTATCTGTTCGGCATCCGAAAGCAATGGGATTCTAAGGCTATCAATGATCTTACCGACAGCTACGGTCAAGAATGG ACATACAGGGACCGTAAGACGTTGGAATTTACCTGCCACACAGCATTCTTCGTATCGATCGTAATTGTGCAGTGGGCTGATCTGATCGTCTGTAAAACACGCCGCAACTCGATCATTCACCAGGGAATGAGGAACTGGGCCCTGAACTTCGGTCTCGTGTTCGAGACCGCCCTCGCTGCGTTCCTAAGTTACACGCCCGGTATGGATAAGGGTCTTCGTATGTTCCCACTCAA ATTCGTATGGTGGCTGCCAGCCCTGCCGTTCATGTTCGCCATCTTCATCTatgacgagacgagacgattCTACCTCCGCCGAAATCCTGGCGGCTGGCTCGAGCAAGAAACTTACTATTAG
- the LOC105282988 gene encoding sodium/potassium-transporting ATPase subunit alpha isoform X4, with product MHGRSDSYRVATLPNIRDDNKTADGMYKSRRKNPKRRGDNLDDLKQELDIDFHKISPEELYQRFQTHPENGLSHAKAKENLERDGPNALTPPKQTPEWVKFCKNLFGGFALLLWIGAILCFIAYSIQATTSEDPNDDNLYLGIVLAAVVIVTGIFSYYQESKSSKIMESFKNMVPQYATAIREGEKVMLRAEDLVLGDVVDVKFGDRIPADIRIIEARGFKVDNSSLTGESEPQSRSPEFTNENPLETKNLAFFSTNAVEGTAKGVVICCGDQTVMGRIAGLASGLDTGETPIAKEIHHFIHLITGVAVFLGITFFIIAFILGYHWLDAVIFLIGIIVANVPEGLLATVTVCLTLTAKRMASKNCLVKNLEAVETLGSTSTICSDKTGTLTQNRMTVAHMWFDNQIIDADTTEDQSGLQYDRTSPGFKALAKIATLCNRAEFKPGQEDEPILKREVNGDASEAALLKCMELALGDVMGIRKRNKKVCEIPFNSTNKYQVSVHESDDPNDPRHLLVMKGAPERILDRCSTIFIGGKEKVLDEEMKEAFNNAYLELGGLGERVLGFCDYTLPSDKFPVGFKFNSDDPNFPVDGLRFVGLMSMIDPPRAAVPDAVAKCRSAGIKVIMVTGDHPITAKAIAKSVGIISEGNETIEDIAQRLNIPVSEVNPREAKAAVIHGTELRELNSDQLDEILRYHTEIVFARTSPQQKLIIVEGCQRMGAIVAVTGDGVNDSPALKKADIGVAMGIAGSDVSKQAADMILLDDNFASIVTGVEEGRLIFDNLKKSIAYTLTSNIPEISPFLAFILCDIPLPLGTVTILCIDLGTDMVPAISLAYEAPESDIMKRQPRDPYRDNLVNRRLISMAYGQIGMIQAAAGFFVYFVIMAENGFLPLYLFGIRKQWDSKAINDLTDSYGQEWTYRDRKTLEFTCHTAFFVSIVIVQWADLIVCKTRRNSIIHQGMRNWALNFGLVFETALAAFLSYTPGMDKGLRMFPLKFVWWLPALPFMFAIFIYDETRRFYLRRNPGGWLEQETYY from the exons CATGGCCGTTCAGACTCATACAGGGTCGCCACGTTACCCAACATTCGCGATGACAACAAAACCGCAGATGGGATGTATAAG TCGCGGCGAAAGAACCCAAAGCGGAGGGGGGACAACCTGGACGACCTGAAGCAGGAGTTGGACATTGACTTCCACAAAATCTCACCCGAGGAACTGTATCAAAGATTTCAGACGCACCCCGAAAAC GGCCTCAGCCACGCGAAGGCGAAGGAGAACCTGGAGAGGGACGGGCCGAACGCCCTGACACCGCCGAAGCAGACCCCGGAATGGGTAAAGTTCTGCAAGAATCTGTTTGGCGGTTTCGCCCTCCTGTTGTGGATCGGCGCGATTCTCTGCTTCATCGCGTACTCGATCCAGGCCACGACCAGCGAGGATCCAAATGATGACAATCTCTATCTGGGCATCGTTCTCGCGGCGGTCGTGATAGTCACGGGTATATTCTCGTACTACCAGGAGAGCAAGTCGAGCAAGATCATGGAGTCGTTCAaaaacatggtgccgcaatACGCCACCGCGATCCGGGAGGGTGAGAAGGTAATGCTCAGGGCGGAGGACCTCGTGCTGGGGGATGTCGTCGACGTAAAGTTCGGCGACCGGATACCGGCCGACATCAGGATTATTGAAGCACGCGGATTCAAGGTGGACAACAGCTCGCTGACGGGCGAGTCCGAGCCCCAATCGAGATCGCCCGAGTTTACGAACGAGAATCCACTCGAGACGAAGAATCTCGCATTCTTTTCGACGAATGCGGTAGAAGGCACAGCCAAAGGTGTAGTGATCTGCTGTGGTGATCAGACGGTGATGGGAAGGATCGCTGGTCTCGCCTCTGGCCTGGACACCGGTGAAACGCCGATCGCCAAGGAGATACATCACTTTATACATCTTATTACCGGTGTCGCTGTCTTCCTCGGCATCACTTTCTTCATTATAGCCTTCATCCTGGGTTACCACTGGCTCGACGCCGTCATCTTCTTAATCGGTATTATCGTGGCGAACGTACCGGAGGGTCTCCTCGCTACTGTGACCGTGTGCCTCACCCTCACCGCCAAGCGAATGGCCTCGAAGAACTGCCTGGTGAAGAATCTCGAGGCCGTGGAGACTCTAGGATCCACCTCGACTATCTGCTCGGACAAAACGGGAACTCTCACGCAGAATCGTATGACAGTGGCGCACATGTGGTTCGACAATCAGATCATCGACGCTGACACCACGGAAGATCAGTCTGGCTTGCAGTACGATCGCACCAGTCCGGGATTCAAGGCACTGGCGAAGATCGCCACTCTGTGCAATCGCGCCGAGTTCAAACCAGGCCAGGAGGATGAGCCAATCCTGAAACGGGAGGTGAACGGTGACGCGTCCGAAGCCGCGCTGCTCAAGTGCATGGAACTAGCGTTGGGCGATGTCATGGGTATCAGGAAACGTAACAAGAAAGTTTGCGAGATTCCCTTCAATTCTACCAACAAATATCAGGTGTCCGTACACGAGTCGGACGATCCCAACGATCCCAGACATCTGTTGGTCATGAAGGGCGCTCCCGAAAGAATTCTCGACAGATGCTCCACCATATTTATCGGCGGCAAAGAAAAG GTTCTCGATGAGGAGATGAAGGAGGCGTTCAACAACGCGTACTTGGAATTGGGCGGACTCGGCGAACGAGTGCTCGGCTTCTGTGATTACACACTGCCGTCCGACAAGTTCCCGGTTGGCTTCAAGTTCAACTCTGACGACCCCAACTTCCCGGTCGACGGGCTCCGCTTCGTGGGCCTGATGTCTATGATCGATCCGCCCCGGGCCGCGGTGCCCGACGCGGTCGCCAAGTGCCGTTCCGCCGGCATCAAGGTCATCATGGTAACCGGTGACCACCCGATCACTGCCAAAGCCATTGCCAAATCCGTCGGTATCATCTCTGAAG GTAACGAGACCATTGAGGACATTGCGCAACGGTTGAATATCCCGGTGTCCGAAGTAAATCCTCGCGAGGCTAAAGCCGCGGTCATCCACGGAACCGAACTCAGGGAACTGAACTCCGACCAATTGGACGAGATTCTCAGGTACCACACCGAAATTGTGTTCGCCCGTACCTCGCCTCAGCAGAAGCTCATCATTGTCGAAGGCTGCCAGCGAATGGGCGCTATTGTCGCCGTGACTG GCGACGGTGTGAACGACTCGCCCGCATTGAAGAAGGCCGATATTGGTGTCGCTATGGGCATCGCCGGTTCGGACGTCTCCAAACAAGCGGCCGACATGATCCTGCTTGACGATAACTTTGCCTCGATCGTGACAGGCGTGGAAGAGGGTCGTTTGATCTTCGACAACCTGAAGAAGTCTATCGCCTATACTCTGACCTCGAACATACCCGAAATCTCGCCTTTCCTGGCGTTCATCCTCTGCGACATCCCTCTGCCGCTGGGTACCGTTACTATCCTCTGCATTGACTTGGGAACCGACATG GTGCCGGCCATCTCGCTAGCCTACGAGGCACCGGAGTCGGACATTATGAAACGGCAGCCACGCGATCCTTACAGAGACAATCTTGTCAACCGAAG GCTTATTTCGATGGCGTACGGTCAAATCGGCATGATCCAAGCCGCAGCCGGCTTCTTCGTCTACTTTGTCATCATGGCTGAAAACGGATTTTTGCCCTTGTATCTGTTCGGCATCCGAAAGCAATGGGATTCTAAGGCTATCAATGATCTTACCGACAGCTACGGTCAAGAATGG ACATACAGGGACCGTAAGACGTTGGAATTTACCTGCCACACAGCATTCTTCGTATCGATCGTAATTGTGCAGTGGGCTGATCTGATCGTCTGTAAAACACGCCGCAACTCGATCATTCACCAGGGAATGAGGAACTGGGCCCTGAACTTCGGTCTCGTGTTCGAGACCGCCCTCGCTGCGTTCCTAAGTTACACGCCCGGTATGGATAAGGGTCTTCGTATGTTCCCACTCAA ATTCGTATGGTGGCTGCCAGCCCTGCCGTTCATGTTCGCCATCTTCATCTatgacgagacgagacgattCTACCTCCGCCGAAATCCTGGCGGCTGGCTCGAGCAAGAAACTTACTATTAG
- the LOC105282988 gene encoding sodium/potassium-transporting ATPase subunit alpha isoform X8 — protein sequence MASKGKLDDEHGRSDSYRVATLPNIRDDNKTADGMYKSRRKNPKRRGDNLDDLKQELDIDFHKISPEELYQRFQTHPENGLSHAKAKENLERDGPNALTPPKQTPEWVKFCKNLFGGFALLLWIGAILCFIAYSIQATTSEDPNDDNLYLGIVLAAVVIVTGIFSYYQESKSSKIMESFKNMVPQYATAIREGEKVMLRAEDLVLGDVVDVKFGDRIPADIRIIEARGFKVDNSSLTGESEPQSRSPEFTNENPLETKNLAFFSTNAVEGTAKGVVICCGDQTVMGRIAGLASGLDTGETPIAKEIHHFIHLITGVAVFLGITFFIIAFILGYHWLDAVIFLIGIIVANVPEGLLATVTVCLTLTAKRMASKNCLVKNLEAVETLGSTSTICSDKTGTLTQNRMTVAHMWFDNQIIDADTTEDQSGLQYDRTSPGFKALAKIATLCNRAEFKPGQEDEPILKREVNGDASEAALLKCMELALGDVMGIRKRNKKVCEIPFNSTNKYQVSVHESDDPNDPRHLLVMKGAPERILDRCSTIFIGGKEKVLDEEMKEAFNNAYLELGGLGERVLGFCDYTLPSDKFPVGFKFNSDDPNFPVDGLRFVGLMSMIDPPRAAVPDAVAKCRSAGIKVIMVTGDHPITAKAIAKSVGIISEGNETIEDIAQRLNIPVSEVNPREAKAAVIHGTELRELNSDQLDEILRYHTEIVFARTSPQQKLIIVEGCQRMGAIVAVTGDGVNDSPALKKADIGVAMGIAGSDVSKQAADMILLDDNFASIVTGVEEGRLIFDNLKKSIAYTLTSNIPEISPFLAFILCDIPLPLGTVTILCIDLGTDMVPAISLAYEEAESDIMKRQPRNPFTDKLVNESGGWQVPAISLAYEAPESDIMKRQPRDPYRDNLVNRRLISMAYGQIGMIQAAAGFFVYFVIMAENGFLPLYLFGIRKQWDSKAINDLTDSYGQEWTYRDRKTLEFTCHTAFFVSIVIVQWADLIVCKTRRNSIIHQGMRNWALNFGLVFETALAAFLSYTPGMDKGLRMFPLKFVWWLPALPFMFAIFIYDETRRFYLRRNPGGWLEQETYY from the exons CATGGCCGTTCAGACTCATACAGGGTCGCCACGTTACCCAACATTCGCGATGACAACAAAACCGCAGATGGGATGTATAAG TCGCGGCGAAAGAACCCAAAGCGGAGGGGGGACAACCTGGACGACCTGAAGCAGGAGTTGGACATTGACTTCCACAAAATCTCACCCGAGGAACTGTATCAAAGATTTCAGACGCACCCCGAAAAC GGCCTCAGCCACGCGAAGGCGAAGGAGAACCTGGAGAGGGACGGGCCGAACGCCCTGACACCGCCGAAGCAGACCCCGGAATGGGTAAAGTTCTGCAAGAATCTGTTTGGCGGTTTCGCCCTCCTGTTGTGGATCGGCGCGATTCTCTGCTTCATCGCGTACTCGATCCAGGCCACGACCAGCGAGGATCCAAATGATGACAATCTCTATCTGGGCATCGTTCTCGCGGCGGTCGTGATAGTCACGGGTATATTCTCGTACTACCAGGAGAGCAAGTCGAGCAAGATCATGGAGTCGTTCAaaaacatggtgccgcaatACGCCACCGCGATCCGGGAGGGTGAGAAGGTAATGCTCAGGGCGGAGGACCTCGTGCTGGGGGATGTCGTCGACGTAAAGTTCGGCGACCGGATACCGGCCGACATCAGGATTATTGAAGCACGCGGATTCAAGGTGGACAACAGCTCGCTGACGGGCGAGTCCGAGCCCCAATCGAGATCGCCCGAGTTTACGAACGAGAATCCACTCGAGACGAAGAATCTCGCATTCTTTTCGACGAATGCGGTAGAAGGCACAGCCAAAGGTGTAGTGATCTGCTGTGGTGATCAGACGGTGATGGGAAGGATCGCTGGTCTCGCCTCTGGCCTGGACACCGGTGAAACGCCGATCGCCAAGGAGATACATCACTTTATACATCTTATTACCGGTGTCGCTGTCTTCCTCGGCATCACTTTCTTCATTATAGCCTTCATCCTGGGTTACCACTGGCTCGACGCCGTCATCTTCTTAATCGGTATTATCGTGGCGAACGTACCGGAGGGTCTCCTCGCTACTGTGACCGTGTGCCTCACCCTCACCGCCAAGCGAATGGCCTCGAAGAACTGCCTGGTGAAGAATCTCGAGGCCGTGGAGACTCTAGGATCCACCTCGACTATCTGCTCGGACAAAACGGGAACTCTCACGCAGAATCGTATGACAGTGGCGCACATGTGGTTCGACAATCAGATCATCGACGCTGACACCACGGAAGATCAGTCTGGCTTGCAGTACGATCGCACCAGTCCGGGATTCAAGGCACTGGCGAAGATCGCCACTCTGTGCAATCGCGCCGAGTTCAAACCAGGCCAGGAGGATGAGCCAATCCTGAAACGGGAGGTGAACGGTGACGCGTCCGAAGCCGCGCTGCTCAAGTGCATGGAACTAGCGTTGGGCGATGTCATGGGTATCAGGAAACGTAACAAGAAAGTTTGCGAGATTCCCTTCAATTCTACCAACAAATATCAGGTGTCCGTACACGAGTCGGACGATCCCAACGATCCCAGACATCTGTTGGTCATGAAGGGCGCTCCCGAAAGAATTCTCGACAGATGCTCCACCATATTTATCGGCGGCAAAGAAAAG GTTCTCGATGAGGAGATGAAGGAGGCGTTCAACAACGCGTACTTGGAATTGGGCGGACTCGGCGAACGAGTGCTCGGCTTCTGTGATTACACACTGCCGTCCGACAAGTTCCCGGTTGGCTTCAAGTTCAACTCTGACGACCCCAACTTCCCGGTCGACGGGCTCCGCTTCGTGGGCCTGATGTCTATGATCGATCCGCCCCGGGCCGCGGTGCCCGACGCGGTCGCCAAGTGCCGTTCCGCCGGCATCAAGGTCATCATGGTAACCGGTGACCACCCGATCACTGCCAAAGCCATTGCCAAATCCGTCGGTATCATCTCTGAAG GTAACGAGACCATTGAGGACATTGCGCAACGGTTGAATATCCCGGTGTCCGAAGTAAATCCTCGCGAGGCTAAAGCCGCGGTCATCCACGGAACCGAACTCAGGGAACTGAACTCCGACCAATTGGACGAGATTCTCAGGTACCACACCGAAATTGTGTTCGCCCGTACCTCGCCTCAGCAGAAGCTCATCATTGTCGAAGGCTGCCAGCGAATGGGCGCTATTGTCGCCGTGACTG GCGACGGTGTGAACGACTCGCCCGCATTGAAGAAGGCCGATATTGGTGTCGCTATGGGCATCGCCGGTTCGGACGTCTCCAAACAAGCGGCCGACATGATCCTGCTTGACGATAACTTTGCCTCGATCGTGACAGGCGTGGAAGAGGGTCGTTTGATCTTCGACAACCTGAAGAAGTCTATCGCCTATACTCTGACCTCGAACATACCCGAAATCTCGCCTTTCCTGGCGTTCATCCTCTGCGACATCCCTCTGCCGCTGGGTACCGTTACTATCCTCTGCATTGACTTGGGAACCGACATG GTACCCGCCATCTCGCTAGCCTACGAGGAGGCAGAGAGCGATATTATGAAGCGGCAACCACGAAACCCCTTCACTGACAAGCTAGTTAACGAAAG TGGTGGATGGCAGGTGCCGGCCATCTCGCTAGCCTACGAGGCACCGGAGTCGGACATTATGAAACGGCAGCCACGCGATCCTTACAGAGACAATCTTGTCAACCGAAG GCTTATTTCGATGGCGTACGGTCAAATCGGCATGATCCAAGCCGCAGCCGGCTTCTTCGTCTACTTTGTCATCATGGCTGAAAACGGATTTTTGCCCTTGTATCTGTTCGGCATCCGAAAGCAATGGGATTCTAAGGCTATCAATGATCTTACCGACAGCTACGGTCAAGAATGG ACATACAGGGACCGTAAGACGTTGGAATTTACCTGCCACACAGCATTCTTCGTATCGATCGTAATTGTGCAGTGGGCTGATCTGATCGTCTGTAAAACACGCCGCAACTCGATCATTCACCAGGGAATGAGGAACTGGGCCCTGAACTTCGGTCTCGTGTTCGAGACCGCCCTCGCTGCGTTCCTAAGTTACACGCCCGGTATGGATAAGGGTCTTCGTATGTTCCCACTCAA ATTCGTATGGTGGCTGCCAGCCCTGCCGTTCATGTTCGCCATCTTCATCTatgacgagacgagacgattCTACCTCCGCCGAAATCCTGGCGGCTGGCTCGAGCAAGAAACTTACTATTAG